One part of the Gemmatimonadota bacterium genome encodes these proteins:
- a CDS encoding M1 family metallopeptidase, whose product MHLWTLVGLAAGLVGTPPAMRDAYPRQPGIDVQHYRFELALNDSTDDLAGDATVTVRFIKGGLTTFFLDLATVANGKGMAVAEVTSDGVAVPFTHRENHLTMTLGRAPAAGELRRFRVRYHGIPAGGLMVGLNKFKERCFFSWNWPDLARQWLPMIDHPSDKATSEFIVTAPTKYAVVANGLLQSEISRADGTKRTHWKQSVPISSWLNAIGVAQFAVHHAGTVRGVALQTWVAYQEMENGILTYEAPARQAVEFFSDYIGPYPYEKLANVAAAFGGGGTEHASVIFYGETTVRTTPQTSLVAHEIAHQWFGDAVTENDWDDAWLSEGFATYFTLLFTEHYDGRDAFVTGLQRARTTALAAETRVNHPVVHANPADLRGVIPNLVYQKGAWVLHMLRIQLGEDLFRAGIREYSKRYRDANASSADLQRVMEEVSGQSLGWFFEQWLHRTISPALAGTWSWDDARKVVVVELRQTQAGTPYRLALDVGIVPDSAGATTVSTIEFTGVSTRVEIPSARAPRDVVLDPRTRLLMTPPAFTRK is encoded by the coding sequence ATGCATCTGTGGACCCTCGTCGGACTCGCCGCTGGCCTCGTCGGCACGCCGCCGGCCATGCGCGACGCCTACCCGCGTCAGCCGGGGATCGACGTGCAGCACTATCGCTTCGAGCTGGCACTCAACGACTCGACCGATGACCTGGCTGGCGACGCGACGGTCACCGTGCGATTCATCAAGGGCGGACTGACCACCTTCTTCCTTGACCTCGCAACCGTGGCGAACGGGAAGGGGATGGCGGTGGCCGAGGTGACCAGTGATGGCGTGGCGGTGCCATTCACGCATCGTGAGAACCATCTCACCATGACGCTGGGCCGTGCGCCGGCGGCGGGTGAGCTGCGCCGCTTCCGGGTGCGGTACCACGGCATTCCGGCCGGCGGCCTGATGGTGGGACTCAACAAGTTCAAGGAGCGCTGCTTCTTCTCGTGGAACTGGCCCGACTTGGCACGGCAGTGGCTGCCGATGATCGACCACCCATCAGACAAGGCAACGAGCGAGTTCATCGTCACGGCGCCGACCAAGTACGCCGTCGTCGCCAATGGTCTGCTCCAGTCCGAGATCTCCCGGGCCGACGGCACCAAGCGGACGCACTGGAAGCAGTCGGTGCCCATCTCGTCGTGGTTGAATGCGATCGGTGTCGCCCAGTTCGCGGTCCATCATGCTGGCACGGTCCGGGGCGTGGCGCTGCAGACCTGGGTCGCCTACCAGGAGATGGAGAACGGCATCCTGACTTACGAGGCACCGGCGCGGCAGGCGGTGGAGTTCTTCAGCGACTACATCGGTCCGTACCCGTACGAGAAGCTTGCCAACGTGGCGGCCGCTTTTGGGGGCGGTGGCACGGAGCACGCCAGCGTGATCTTCTACGGCGAGACGACGGTCCGCACCACGCCGCAGACGTCGCTGGTGGCGCACGAGATCGCGCATCAGTGGTTCGGCGACGCCGTCACCGAGAATGACTGGGACGATGCCTGGCTCAGCGAAGGCTTCGCCACTTACTTCACGCTGCTGTTCACCGAGCACTACGACGGGCGCGACGCCTTCGTCACCGGGCTCCAGCGCGCCCGGACGACGGCGCTTGCGGCCGAGACGCGGGTCAATCATCCGGTGGTCCATGCCAACCCGGCGGACCTCCGCGGTGTGATCCCGAACCTGGTCTACCAGAAGGGGGCTTGGGTCCTCCACATGCTCCGCATCCAGCTCGGCGAGGATCTCTTCCGGGCCGGGATCCGCGAGTACTCGAAGCGCTATCGCGACGCGAATGCCTCGTCCGCAGACCTGCAACGGGTGATGGAAGAGGTGTCGGGCCAGTCACTCGGCTGGTTCTTCGAGCAGTGGCTGCATCGCACCATCTCTCCCGCACTCGCGGGAACGTGGAGCTGGGATGACGCCCGGAAGGTGGTCGTTGTCGAGCTTCGACAGACCCAGGCCGGAACGCCGTACCGCCTGGCGCTGGATGTCGGCATCGTGCCCGACAGTGCCGGAGCGACGACCGTCTCGACCATCGAGTTCACGGGCGTCAGCACGCGAGTCGAGATCCCCAGCGCCCGGGCGCCGCGAGATGTCGTCCTCGATCCGCGAACGCGCCTGCTGATGACGCCCCCCGCCTTCACTCGGAAGTAA
- a CDS encoding amidase, with amino-acid sequence MPPRHPQNGCKLPHAPHSSRSPRDPRRPLRRAAPPLARAPPEPLAGTILEFQAGRARGEWTATSVTREAIDRSYAWNHRLHSTDLLSDRALADARASDLRARRGALRGPLDGVPLFAKSIYDMAGLPTTSSSAAWAELFPEPVRHDSLEVARLRAAGAVILGKTAADDFAYRGNGTASLSGQVINPYDSANIKTPGGSSAGSAVSVACGIAFAALGTDDGGSNRIPAQFTGVVGMKPTFGLVPRSGVIPTWPYLDTHGPLSRFVADAALMLDAIAGPDASDGLALTAPWRRGTLATLDANALQGARLGLVEFHVPRDQMPAASVAIFDRAIADLTRAGAVVEPFAPEVTRATVRQRFTASATARQDARPDPNSPAATANALLRYFQRQGSANAEASVRKGLAAFQKFYDVLPKEWEAMAKLMVQPYETDPAGVSFARSRAEVTAQLAESFRQQRIEAMVYPTMPFPAPRAVDNWPDIRTTLGYGNWLGLPEVSVPSGLGSDGMPGGNLSFVGLPGSDARLLALAHSYEQASKRFVAPKVLG; translated from the coding sequence CTGCCACCCCGCCACCCGCAGAATGGCTGTAAACTTCCTCATGCCCCTCACTCGTCGCGAAGCCCTCGAGACCCTCGGCGCCCTCTTCGCCGCGCCGCACCTCCGCTGGCCCGCGCTCCCCCCGAGCCACTCGCCGGCACCATCCTGGAATTCCAGGCCGGCCGCGCGCGCGGGGAGTGGACCGCCACCTCGGTCACCCGCGAGGCCATCGACCGCAGCTACGCCTGGAACCACCGCCTCCACTCGACGGACCTGCTCAGCGACCGTGCCCTCGCCGACGCGCGTGCCTCGGACCTTCGCGCCCGTCGTGGCGCGCTCCGCGGTCCGCTCGATGGCGTGCCGCTCTTTGCGAAGTCGATCTACGATATGGCCGGCCTCCCGACCACCTCCTCGAGTGCCGCCTGGGCGGAGCTCTTTCCTGAGCCGGTACGCCACGACTCGTTGGAGGTCGCCCGGCTCCGCGCCGCCGGCGCCGTCATCCTCGGCAAGACGGCCGCCGACGACTTCGCCTACCGCGGCAACGGCACCGCGTCGCTCTCTGGCCAGGTGATCAACCCATACGATTCGGCCAATATCAAGACCCCTGGTGGCTCGAGCGCCGGGTCGGCGGTGTCAGTGGCCTGCGGGATCGCCTTCGCCGCGCTCGGCACCGATGACGGCGGCTCCAACCGCATCCCCGCCCAGTTCACCGGCGTCGTCGGGATGAAGCCGACCTTCGGCCTCGTCCCGCGCAGTGGTGTGATCCCGACCTGGCCGTACCTCGACACCCACGGACCCCTGTCGCGCTTCGTGGCCGACGCGGCCTTGATGCTCGACGCGATCGCCGGCCCCGATGCGTCCGACGGTCTCGCGCTGACCGCACCGTGGCGACGCGGCACCCTCGCCACCCTCGATGCGAATGCCCTGCAAGGCGCCCGACTCGGCCTGGTGGAGTTCCACGTCCCGCGCGACCAGATGCCCGCCGCGTCGGTGGCCATCTTCGATCGGGCCATCGCTGACCTCACGCGCGCCGGCGCCGTGGTTGAGCCGTTCGCCCCGGAGGTGACCCGCGCGACCGTGCGGCAACGCTTCACCGCCTCAGCCACGGCCCGGCAGGACGCTCGCCCCGATCCGAATTCGCCTGCCGCCACCGCCAACGCCCTCCTCCGCTATTTCCAGCGGCAGGGCAGTGCGAATGCCGAAGCGAGTGTCCGAAAGGGGCTCGCCGCGTTCCAGAAGTTCTACGACGTCCTCCCCAAGGAATGGGAGGCGATGGCGAAGCTGATGGTGCAGCCGTACGAGACCGATCCCGCAGGGGTGTCGTTCGCACGCTCACGCGCCGAGGTCACCGCGCAGCTGGCCGAGTCGTTCCGGCAGCAGCGGATCGAGGCGATGGTCTATCCGACGATGCCGTTTCCCGCGCCCCGTGCCGTCGACAATTGGCCCGATATCCGCACCACGCTCGGCTACGGCAACTGGCTCGGCCTTCCGGAGGTCTCCGTGCCGAGCGGCCTTGGCAGCGACGGCATGCCGGGGGGCAACCTCTCGTTCGTCGGACTGCCGGGGAGCGATGCACGTCTCCTCGCGCTCGCGCACAGCTACGAGCAGGCGTCGAAGCGGTTCGTCGCACCGAAAGTGCTGGGCTAG
- a CDS encoding TonB family protein — MPRVTTTAVYIVTSAALLAACSSSTPTPSTTPTTAPSAAATATTVAARLPACTGPVADNRVFAFDEVHVPPAYRDGPAVRYPAALRQAGVSGRATLSYIVNGDGAVDSTSVTVVSATNPAFEAPSRTVVAATRFWPGCRDGTPVRTRVTQAIMFDAKRDGTGAP; from the coding sequence GTGCCCCGAGTCACCACCACCGCCGTATACATCGTGACGAGCGCCGCGCTCCTCGCTGCCTGCTCCTCGAGTACGCCCACGCCGTCGACGACCCCAACGACTGCACCCAGCGCCGCCGCCACGGCGACCACCGTGGCCGCGCGGCTCCCGGCGTGCACCGGCCCGGTCGCGGACAACCGGGTCTTCGCCTTTGATGAGGTCCACGTGCCGCCCGCGTATCGCGATGGGCCCGCAGTCAGGTACCCTGCCGCACTCCGACAGGCCGGCGTAAGTGGCCGGGCCACGCTCTCCTACATCGTGAACGGCGATGGCGCCGTCGACAGCACGAGCGTCACGGTGGTCTCCGCCACCAACCCTGCCTTCGAGGCACCATCGCGAACGGTGGTGGCCGCGACGCGCTTCTGGCCGGGATGCCGTGATGGCACGCCGGTGCGCACCCGCGTCACGCAGGCGATCATGTTCGACGCCAAGCGCGATGGAACCGGGGCCCCGTGA
- a CDS encoding PhzF family phenazine biosynthesis protein has translation MSDRGAAAEVQRIAAFSDGHTGGNPAGVWIGESFPTDAEMQRTAHEVGFSETAFAVPTATGFRVRYFAPASEVPFCGHATIALGAALAMTHGDGTFALTLNDAEITVEGHRDGMIVSAALQSPPTRSAPISPLLVSEVLGIFGYTAADLDQRIPPAMAHGGANHLVVILKSRALLAAMRYDLDAGRALMLREGLVTILFGWAESAQRFHTRNPFASGGVYEDPATGAATAAFAGYLRDIGWPHGGVIDIVQGEDMGMRSLLRAEIPESPGSSIRVSGTARVMASTGS, from the coding sequence ATGAGCGACAGGGGAGCGGCCGCCGAGGTCCAGCGCATCGCCGCGTTCTCCGACGGTCACACCGGCGGCAACCCCGCCGGGGTCTGGATCGGCGAGTCGTTTCCGACCGACGCGGAGATGCAGCGCACGGCGCATGAGGTCGGCTTCTCGGAAACCGCATTTGCGGTCCCGACGGCGACCGGATTCCGGGTCCGCTATTTCGCGCCCGCGTCCGAGGTCCCCTTCTGCGGTCACGCCACCATTGCGCTCGGCGCCGCACTCGCCATGACCCACGGCGACGGCACCTTTGCCCTGACGCTGAACGACGCCGAGATCACGGTCGAGGGGCATCGTGACGGAATGATCGTTTCGGCCGCGCTGCAGTCGCCGCCGACCCGTAGCGCCCCGATCTCGCCGCTGCTGGTGTCGGAGGTGCTCGGCATCTTCGGCTACACGGCTGCCGACCTCGACCAGCGCATTCCTCCAGCCATGGCGCACGGCGGCGCGAATCATCTCGTCGTCATCCTCAAGTCGCGAGCGCTCCTCGCCGCGATGCGCTACGACCTGGACGCAGGCCGTGCCCTGATGCTGCGCGAGGGGCTGGTCACCATCCTCTTCGGCTGGGCCGAGTCGGCGCAGCGCTTCCACACGCGGAATCCCTTTGCGTCGGGCGGCGTCTACGAGGACCCGGCCACGGGCGCCGCGACCGCCGCCTTCGCAGGCTACCTGCGCGACATCGGCTGGCCGCATGGTGGCGTGATCGACATCGTACAGGGTGAGGACATGGGCATGCGATCCCTGCTCCGAGCGGAGATCCCGGAATCGCCAGGCAGCTCGATCCGCGTGTCGGGGACGGCGCGGGTGATGGCGTCGACTGGAAGCTGA
- the sugE gene encoding quaternary ammonium compound efflux SMR transporter SugE, with translation MAWVALFVAGLLEIGWAVGLKYTEGFTRLWPTVGTAAALAASMGLLAFAMRTLPLGTAYAVWTGIGTVGTAILGIALFREPATALRITCIAMIVAGIVGLKLASAPPTPGS, from the coding sequence ATGGCATGGGTCGCCCTGTTCGTGGCTGGTCTGCTGGAAATCGGTTGGGCCGTCGGGCTCAAGTACACCGAGGGCTTCACCCGGCTCTGGCCCACGGTTGGAACGGCCGCCGCCCTCGCCGCCAGTATGGGTCTGCTCGCGTTCGCGATGCGGACCCTCCCGCTCGGCACCGCCTACGCCGTCTGGACCGGCATCGGCACCGTCGGCACGGCCATCCTCGGCATCGCCCTCTTCCGCGAACCCGCCACTGCACTTCGCATCACTTGCATCGCGATGATCGTCGCCGGCATCGTCGGCCTCAAGCTCGCTTCGGCCCCGCCAACCCCGGGATCATGA
- a CDS encoding GNAT family N-acetyltransferase has protein sequence MSAPPLELSVSPELRLRSLRATHAGALLAAVDADRALFETWLRWAAGVRTRDDAAAFIARATEAEAEGRGFHLGLWRDGMLLGGVPCWSIDPVHRVAELGYWLGSTSRGSGLAATATRAVMAYLFDQREVNRIEFQCRIENDASRRTAERVGGQLEGVRRQSHWVGGAFRDHALYAVLAPEWRGGGTDVRAVG, from the coding sequence ATGAGCGCGCCCCCGCTCGAACTGTCGGTCTCCCCCGAGCTGCGCCTGCGATCACTCCGCGCAACGCACGCTGGTGCGCTGCTCGCGGCCGTCGATGCCGACCGCGCGCTGTTCGAGACCTGGCTGCGCTGGGCTGCGGGTGTGCGTACCCGCGACGACGCGGCAGCGTTCATTGCGCGGGCGACGGAGGCGGAGGCCGAAGGCCGTGGCTTTCATCTCGGCCTCTGGCGAGACGGGATGCTGCTCGGCGGAGTGCCCTGCTGGTCGATCGACCCCGTGCATCGCGTGGCCGAGCTCGGCTACTGGCTTGGGAGCACGAGCCGCGGGAGTGGGCTCGCCGCCACAGCCACCAGAGCCGTGATGGCGTACCTCTTCGATCAGCGGGAGGTGAATCGCATCGAGTTCCAGTGTCGGATTGAGAACGACGCCTCGCGGCGCACGGCCGAGCGTGTTGGCGGCCAACTCGAAGGCGTCCGGCGACAGTCGCACTGGGTCGGCGGTGCGTTCCGGGACCATGCCCTCTACGCGGTTCTGGCGCCAGAGTGGCGGGGTGGCGGGACAGATGTCAGGGCGGTGGGGTAG
- a CDS encoding type II toxin-antitoxin system RelE/ParE family toxin encodes MIRSFADAATEDLFNGLSSRRARQACPAAIWPVVRRKLTQLNRVRDLQELSIPPGNRLERLKGDRAGQHSIRINDQYRVCFRWEDGYVDEVEVTDYH; translated from the coding sequence GTGATACGCTCCTTTGCCGACGCCGCGACCGAGGACCTCTTCAACGGCCTGAGCAGTCGGCGGGCGCGCCAAGCCTGCCCGGCCGCGATCTGGCCGGTCGTCCGACGGAAGCTCACCCAGCTCAACCGGGTGCGCGACCTCCAGGAGCTGAGCATCCCGCCAGGCAATCGGTTGGAACGTCTCAAAGGGGACCGGGCCGGGCAACACAGCATTCGCATCAATGACCAATACCGGGTGTGCTTCCGGTGGGAGGACGGCTATGTCGACGAAGTCGAAGTCACCGACTACCACTAA
- a CDS encoding HigA family addiction module antidote protein — protein MSTKSKSPTTTKRGRAGALVQRRLPTHLPPTHPGEMLREEFLVPLGITQSAFAARLGVSFPRLNEVINAKRAVTPDTALRLARVLGMSADFWLGLQQDWDLWHALRSADAAEIAHLQPLRRAS, from the coding sequence ATGTCGACGAAGTCGAAGTCACCGACTACCACTAAGCGGGGGCGGGCCGGGGCGCTGGTCCAGCGCCGGCTGCCGACGCACTTGCCGCCGACGCATCCGGGCGAGATGCTGCGGGAGGAGTTCCTCGTCCCCCTCGGCATCACGCAGTCGGCGTTCGCCGCACGGCTCGGGGTCTCCTTTCCCCGACTGAACGAGGTGATCAACGCTAAGCGGGCCGTGACCCCGGATACCGCCCTCCGCCTCGCGCGGGTGCTCGGGATGAGTGCGGACTTCTGGTTGGGTTTGCAGCAGGACTGGGATTTGTGGCACGCCCTCCGCTCGGCGGACGCGGCCGAGATCGCGCACCTGCAGCCGCTCCGGCGCGCGAGTTGA
- a CDS encoding alpha-N-acetylglucosaminidase, which produces MHLGLFALGLLSGLGTIAPTKGQTVDLQAATALIERVLPGHTRDFRAEAIPDSAGLDIFELESRNGTIILRGSSGVAIASALNWYLERVAGVNVSLPLKPIRLGRLVPVPAKVRVGTPYRLRYFFNYCTFSYSMAWWDWEQWQQMIDWMALKGINMPLAVTGQEAVWRAVLQDLGFSRKQVADFLVGPAYFPWGWMGNIDGLGGPLPDSWIDSHITLEKQILQRERSLGMTPVLQGFTGHVPESIKEIFPAAKIHRTGDWSAGFSGTWFLDPLDPLFQRFGKRFIERQTELFGTDHLYAADPFNEIDPPTNDSTFLAGMGRTIYESMRSADPDATWVLQGWFLYYQAKFWKEPQARAILGAVPDDRMVVLDLWGDRHPVWQARQAFYGKPWIWNVLYNFGGKVSVNGDLPKIAANLDSAVTSPAKGRLSGLGMMMEGLGTNPIVPDFVMDQTWRTTVPDVTEWTHDYISRRYGAANSAAWSAWQMLLATAFTSAAQTGNFLGERPGFYVKGTAYRTEPIAPYDRGLLAAALDSLLSAAPRLGGNDAFQYDVVNLTRQVLGQQGLPLVNEVETAFTRHDRAALVAAEAKVTTLLRDLDELVGTRDEFLLGRWIEDAKRWGTTDAERRLYEWNARNIITLWGTKCTEGQNDDLNLYAFKEWQGMFSGYFLPRWQAFFAEINAAFDAGTAFDRKPFAAAMCEWEQKWSSGSDAFQRRPKGDPIAVSRRLAAKYR; this is translated from the coding sequence ATGCACCTCGGCTTGTTCGCCCTCGGACTCCTCAGCGGCCTCGGCACCATTGCACCCACCAAGGGACAAACCGTTGATCTCCAGGCTGCCACGGCGCTGATCGAGCGTGTCCTCCCCGGTCACACCAGGGACTTCCGCGCCGAGGCGATCCCCGACAGCGCCGGGCTCGACATCTTCGAGCTGGAATCCCGGAACGGCACAATCATCCTGCGCGGCTCCTCCGGCGTCGCGATCGCCTCGGCCCTCAACTGGTACCTCGAGCGGGTGGCCGGCGTGAACGTCTCGCTCCCGCTCAAGCCGATCCGACTCGGCCGCCTCGTGCCCGTGCCCGCCAAGGTCCGTGTCGGCACGCCGTACCGGCTCCGCTACTTCTTCAACTACTGCACCTTCTCGTACTCGATGGCCTGGTGGGACTGGGAGCAGTGGCAGCAGATGATCGACTGGATGGCCCTCAAGGGGATCAACATGCCCCTGGCCGTGACCGGCCAGGAGGCAGTCTGGCGGGCCGTGCTCCAGGACCTCGGCTTCTCCCGGAAGCAGGTCGCCGACTTCCTCGTCGGCCCGGCCTATTTCCCCTGGGGATGGATGGGCAACATCGACGGTCTCGGCGGACCACTGCCCGATTCGTGGATCGACAGCCACATCACCCTCGAAAAGCAGATCCTCCAGCGTGAACGCTCCCTCGGCATGACGCCAGTCCTGCAGGGGTTCACGGGGCACGTGCCGGAGTCCATCAAGGAGATCTTCCCGGCCGCCAAGATTCACCGCACCGGTGACTGGTCGGCCGGCTTCTCAGGGACCTGGTTCCTCGATCCACTGGACCCGCTCTTCCAACGCTTCGGCAAGCGCTTCATCGAACGGCAGACCGAGCTCTTCGGCACCGACCACCTGTACGCCGCCGATCCGTTCAACGAGATCGATCCGCCAACCAACGACTCCACCTTCCTCGCCGGGATGGGGCGCACGATCTACGAGTCGATGCGCTCCGCTGATCCCGACGCGACATGGGTGCTGCAGGGGTGGTTTCTCTACTATCAGGCGAAGTTCTGGAAGGAACCGCAGGCGCGCGCCATTCTCGGCGCGGTGCCCGATGATCGCATGGTGGTGCTCGACCTCTGGGGCGACCGACACCCCGTCTGGCAGGCACGGCAGGCGTTCTACGGCAAGCCGTGGATCTGGAACGTCCTCTACAACTTCGGCGGCAAGGTCAGCGTCAACGGTGACCTGCCGAAGATCGCCGCCAACCTCGACAGCGCCGTCACCAGCCCAGCCAAGGGGAGGCTCTCCGGCCTCGGCATGATGATGGAAGGCCTCGGCACCAACCCGATCGTCCCTGACTTCGTGATGGACCAGACGTGGCGAACGACCGTGCCGGATGTGACCGAGTGGACACACGACTACATCAGCCGCCGGTATGGTGCCGCCAACAGCGCCGCCTGGAGCGCGTGGCAGATGCTCCTCGCCACGGCGTTCACGTCGGCCGCACAAACCGGCAACTTCCTGGGTGAGCGCCCCGGCTTCTACGTCAAGGGCACAGCGTATCGCACCGAACCGATCGCACCCTATGATCGTGGCCTGCTCGCCGCGGCACTCGATTCGCTGCTGAGTGCGGCACCACGCCTGGGGGGCAACGACGCCTTCCAGTACGACGTCGTGAACCTCACTCGGCAGGTGCTCGGGCAGCAGGGGCTCCCTCTCGTCAACGAGGTCGAGACGGCGTTCACGCGGCACGATCGCGCGGCCCTCGTGGCAGCGGAAGCAAAGGTGACCACCCTGCTCCGCGACCTCGACGAGCTGGTCGGCACGCGTGACGAGTTCCTGCTGGGCCGGTGGATTGAGGATGCCAAGCGCTGGGGGACCACTGACGCCGAGCGGCGGCTGTACGAGTGGAACGCGCGGAACATCATCACGCTGTGGGGAACGAAGTGCACCGAGGGTCAGAACGACGACCTCAATCTCTATGCCTTCAAGGAATGGCAGGGGATGTTCAGTGGGTACTTCCTGCCCCGCTGGCAGGCCTTCTTTGCGGAGATCAACGCTGCGTTCGATGCTGGAACCGCATTTGACCGGAAGCCGTTCGCCGCGGCGATGTGCGAGTGGGAACAGAAGTGGTCCAGCGGCAGCGATGCCTTCCAGCGCCGTCCCAAGGGCGATCCGATTGCGGTGTCGCGTCGGCTGGCGGCGAAGTACCGTTGA
- a CDS encoding MmcQ/YjbR family DNA-binding protein has protein sequence MTFADAEALTAKLPGVEVSTSYGTPALKVKGKLFARLHDDGETLVLRTTTVNRDCLLEAWPDTFFLTDHYRNYPWVLVRLAQVERNHVAELLSDAWELVAPARLRASRGGAT, from the coding sequence ATGACCTTCGCCGACGCCGAGGCGCTCACGGCGAAGCTCCCTGGGGTCGAGGTCAGCACCTCCTACGGCACCCCGGCCCTCAAGGTGAAGGGGAAGCTCTTCGCCAGGCTGCACGACGACGGCGAGACCCTCGTGCTCCGGACCACCACCGTCAACCGCGACTGCCTGCTCGAGGCGTGGCCCGACACCTTCTTCCTCACCGATCACTACCGGAACTATCCCTGGGTGCTGGTGCGCCTCGCGCAGGTCGAGCGCAACCACGTGGCTGAACTGCTGTCGGACGCCTGGGAGCTGGTCGCGCCTGCCAGGCTCCGCGCTTCCCGTGGCGGGGCCACATGA
- a CDS encoding bleomycin resistance family protein: protein MHAKAITPILNVSNIQESFAWFEKLGWAKGWDWGSPPTFGGVCSGTCEIFLCQGAQGGRGKSDLAMTSGPNGSDDAERGVWMSIWVEDVDAIHAHCVAQGLDVTWPPTDEPWGVREMHVRHPDGHVFRISRGVGHE, encoded by the coding sequence ATGCACGCCAAGGCCATCACCCCCATCCTCAATGTCTCGAACATTCAGGAGAGCTTCGCCTGGTTCGAGAAGCTCGGCTGGGCCAAGGGGTGGGACTGGGGATCGCCACCGACCTTCGGCGGGGTCTGCTCGGGAACGTGCGAGATCTTCCTTTGTCAGGGTGCCCAAGGTGGCCGAGGCAAGAGCGACCTCGCGATGACCTCCGGGCCGAACGGATCCGACGACGCCGAGCGGGGCGTCTGGATGTCGATCTGGGTGGAGGACGTCGACGCCATCCATGCGCACTGCGTCGCTCAGGGACTCGACGTCACCTGGCCGCCGACCGACGAACCGTGGGGCGTCCGAGAGATGCATGTGCGGCACCCGGACGGGCATGTCTTCCGGATCAGCCGAGGCGTGGGACACGAGTGA
- a CDS encoding GNAT family N-acetyltransferase — MSGAPFSVTRYATAEDFLRDVGDFLMADEAENALMIGMAHALVGHDTPAYFAAVHQNGTPVLAAFSNHPEKLGLSQTAEAAAVGLLVADVIAACPRVSRIGGPEPTVAHFVAIFVAHTGRRVTDRMGTRIHRLDELRPPTRLPAGALRMAVEADLPTLVPWVEDFLVHIGDQSEARQIAEERVRGGQVFVWDDGELRSMAGWSGKTPNGVRVNLVYTPAALRGRGLASATVAALTRLLLDEGRHFCCLYTDVTNPISNAIYAKLGYRPVSEAALYAIPC, encoded by the coding sequence ATGAGTGGCGCTCCCTTCAGCGTAACGCGCTACGCGACCGCCGAGGACTTCCTCCGCGATGTCGGCGACTTCCTCATGGCCGATGAAGCCGAGAATGCGTTGATGATCGGCATGGCGCATGCACTCGTGGGCCACGACACCCCGGCGTACTTCGCGGCGGTGCATCAGAATGGCACTCCCGTGCTGGCCGCGTTCAGCAATCATCCCGAGAAGCTCGGCCTCAGTCAGACAGCGGAAGCAGCGGCCGTTGGGCTGCTCGTCGCCGACGTGATTGCTGCATGCCCACGCGTCTCGCGCATCGGCGGCCCGGAACCGACGGTGGCGCATTTCGTCGCCATATTTGTCGCGCACACGGGACGTCGCGTCACCGATCGGATGGGCACCCGCATCCATCGACTCGACGAACTGCGACCCCCGACGCGCCTCCCTGCGGGAGCGCTGCGCATGGCGGTCGAGGCGGACTTGCCGACACTCGTTCCCTGGGTCGAGGACTTCCTGGTGCACATCGGCGACCAGAGCGAAGCACGGCAGATCGCCGAAGAGCGCGTGCGCGGCGGGCAGGTGTTCGTCTGGGATGATGGCGAACTGCGATCGATGGCAGGGTGGTCCGGGAAGACACCCAACGGCGTACGCGTGAACCTCGTGTACACACCGGCCGCGTTGCGCGGGCGCGGCCTCGCCTCCGCCACCGTGGCTGCGTTGACCCGCCTGCTCCTCGACGAGGGACGGCACTTCTGCTGCCTCTACACCGACGTCACCAATCCGATATCGAACGCGATCTATGCCAAGCTCGGCTACCGTCCGGTGTCAGAAGCGGCGCTGTACGCCATACCGTGCTAA
- a CDS encoding DUF3995 domain-containing protein, translating into MTATPTSLLAAGLATVLVALALLHLYWMVRGVGTGTAVPTRTDGTPLFRPGRVASLTVALALGAAALLVLLRARLIDLGLPLVMVRLGIWGVAAAFAARTVGDFHFVGLFKSVRGTPFARWDDRLFTPLCLAIALATAILATTTE; encoded by the coding sequence ATGACGGCCACGCCGACATCCCTCCTCGCTGCCGGCCTGGCGACCGTCCTCGTGGCGCTCGCCCTGCTGCACCTCTACTGGATGGTGCGCGGTGTCGGAACCGGCACCGCGGTGCCCACCCGGACCGATGGCACCCCGCTGTTCCGACCGGGACGAGTGGCGTCGCTGACTGTCGCGCTCGCCCTTGGCGCAGCCGCACTCCTTGTGCTGCTTCGGGCACGGCTGATCGACCTCGGACTGCCACTCGTGATGGTCCGCCTCGGCATCTGGGGGGTGGCGGCTGCCTTCGCTGCTCGGACCGTCGGCGACTTCCACTTCGTCGGACTGTTCAAGTCGGTCCGGGGAACGCCGTTTGCCCGCTGGGACGATCGGCTGTTCACCCCATTGTGCCTGGCCATTGCGCTCGCGACCGCGATCCTGGCGACGACGACGGAGTAG